In Doryrhamphus excisus isolate RoL2022-K1 chromosome 21, RoL_Dexc_1.0, whole genome shotgun sequence, a single genomic region encodes these proteins:
- the tfap2a gene encoding transcription factor AP-2-alpha isoform X1, protein MKMLWKLTDNIKYEDCEMLVHSFSAMDRHDGTSNGTARLPQLGGVGQSPYTSAPPLSHTPNSDFQPPYFPPPYQPIYPQSQDPYSHVNDPYSLNSLHAQPQPQHPGWPGQRQGQESGLLHQHRSLPHQLCRDYRREVLLPSGHGIETGLSDSIPIHGIPHSLEDVQPVEDQGIHIPDQTVIKKGPVSLSKNNSVSGIPINKDGLFGGVVNPNEVFCSVPGRLSLLSSTSKYKVTVAEVQRRLSPPECLNASLLGGVLRRAKSKNGGRSLREKLDKIGLNLPAGRRKAANVTLLTSLVEGEAVHLARDFGYVCETEFPAKAVAEYVNRQHSDPNEQVQRKNMLLATKQVCKEFTDLLSQDRSPLGNSRPQPILEPGIQSCLTHFSLISHGFGTPALCAAVTALQNYLTEAIKAMDKMYLNNNPNSHSDNGTKGDKDEKHRK, encoded by the exons ATGAAAATGCTGTGGAAACTAACtgataatattaaatatgaagaCTGTGAG ATGTTAGTGCACAGTTTTTCCGCTATG GACCGCCACGACGGCACCAGCAACGGGACAGCCAGGCTACCTCAGCTGGGCGGCGTGGGCCAGAGTCCCTACACGAGCGCCCCTCCGCTCTCCCACACGCCCAACTCAGACTTCCAGCCCCCGTACTTCCCCCCGCCCTACCAGCCCATCTACCCGCAGTCTCAGGACCCTTACTCGCACGTCAACGACCCGTACTCCCTCAACTCCCTGCACGCCCAACCGCAGCCGCAGCACCCGGGCTGGCCTGGCCAGAGGCAGGGCCAGGAGAGCGGCCTGCTGCACCAGCACCGCAGCCTTCCCCACCAGCTGTGTCGGGACTACCGCAGGGAGGTGCTCCTACCGTCCGGCCACGGCATTGAAACGGGACTGTCGGACTCTATCCCAATCCATGGAATACCTCACTCTTTAGAAGATGTCCAG CCTGTTGAGGATCAAGGAATTCACATTCCCGACCAGACTGTAATTAAAAAAG GTCCAGTGTCTTTATCCAAGAACAACAGCGTTTCCGGCATCCCTATTAATAAAGACGGTCTTTTCGGAGGGGTGGTCAACCCCAACGAGGTGTTCTGTTCGGTTCCGGGTCGCCTGTCCTTGCTCAGCTCCACATCCAAGTACAAGGTGACGGTGGCGGAGGTGCAGAGACGTCTCTCCCCGCCGGagtgcctgaacgcctcactgTTGGGCGGCGTGCTCAGGAG GGCCAAGTCGAAGAACGGTGGGAGATCCTTGAGGGAGAAACTGGATAAAATCGGCTTGAATCTACCTGCAGGCAGACGCAAGGCAGCTAACGTCACCTTGCTGACGTCACTAGTAGAAG GCGAAGCAGTGCATCTTGCCAGGGATTTTGGTTACGTGTGTGAGACCGAGTTTCCCGCCAAGGCAGTAGCTGAATATGTCAACCGCCAGCACTCCGACCCAAACGAACAAgtccaaagaaaaaacatgctattGGCAACCAA GCAAGTGTGCAAAGAGTTCACGGACCTGCTGTCCCAGGACCGTTCACCGTTGGGGAACTCTCGACCGCAGCCCATCCTCGAACCGGGAATCCAGAGCTGTTTGACCCACTTCAGTCTCATCTCGCACGGCTTCGGGACCCCGGCCCTGTGCGCGGCCGTCACGGCCCTGCAGAACTATCTGACGGAGGCCATCAAAGCCATGGACAAAATGTACCTCAACAACAACCCCAACAGTCACTCAGATAACGGCACTAAAGGCGACAAAGACGAGAAGCACAGAAAGTGA
- the tfap2a gene encoding transcription factor AP-2-alpha isoform X4: MEDDRDEVSNKGGRNDLVRASSSEDRHDGTSNGTARLPQLGGVGQSPYTSAPPLSHTPNSDFQPPYFPPPYQPIYPQSQDPYSHVNDPYSLNSLHAQPQPQHPGWPGQRQGQESGLLHQHRSLPHQLCRDYRREVLLPSGHGIETGLSDSIPIHGIPHSLEDVQPVEDQGIHIPDQTVIKKGPVSLSKNNSVSGIPINKDGLFGGVVNPNEVFCSVPGRLSLLSSTSKYKVTVAEVQRRLSPPECLNASLLGGVLRRAKSKNGGRSLREKLDKIGLNLPAGRRKAANVTLLTSLVEGEAVHLARDFGYVCETEFPAKAVAEYVNRQHSDPNEQVQRKNMLLATKQVCKEFTDLLSQDRSPLGNSRPQPILEPGIQSCLTHFSLISHGFGTPALCAAVTALQNYLTEAIKAMDKMYLNNNPNSHSDNGTKGDKDEKHRK; the protein is encoded by the exons ATGGAGGACGATCGGGATGAGGTGTCAAACAAAGGAGGTAGAAATGATCTGGTCCGAGCGTCGTCCTCAGAG GACCGCCACGACGGCACCAGCAACGGGACAGCCAGGCTACCTCAGCTGGGCGGCGTGGGCCAGAGTCCCTACACGAGCGCCCCTCCGCTCTCCCACACGCCCAACTCAGACTTCCAGCCCCCGTACTTCCCCCCGCCCTACCAGCCCATCTACCCGCAGTCTCAGGACCCTTACTCGCACGTCAACGACCCGTACTCCCTCAACTCCCTGCACGCCCAACCGCAGCCGCAGCACCCGGGCTGGCCTGGCCAGAGGCAGGGCCAGGAGAGCGGCCTGCTGCACCAGCACCGCAGCCTTCCCCACCAGCTGTGTCGGGACTACCGCAGGGAGGTGCTCCTACCGTCCGGCCACGGCATTGAAACGGGACTGTCGGACTCTATCCCAATCCATGGAATACCTCACTCTTTAGAAGATGTCCAG CCTGTTGAGGATCAAGGAATTCACATTCCCGACCAGACTGTAATTAAAAAAG GTCCAGTGTCTTTATCCAAGAACAACAGCGTTTCCGGCATCCCTATTAATAAAGACGGTCTTTTCGGAGGGGTGGTCAACCCCAACGAGGTGTTCTGTTCGGTTCCGGGTCGCCTGTCCTTGCTCAGCTCCACATCCAAGTACAAGGTGACGGTGGCGGAGGTGCAGAGACGTCTCTCCCCGCCGGagtgcctgaacgcctcactgTTGGGCGGCGTGCTCAGGAG GGCCAAGTCGAAGAACGGTGGGAGATCCTTGAGGGAGAAACTGGATAAAATCGGCTTGAATCTACCTGCAGGCAGACGCAAGGCAGCTAACGTCACCTTGCTGACGTCACTAGTAGAAG GCGAAGCAGTGCATCTTGCCAGGGATTTTGGTTACGTGTGTGAGACCGAGTTTCCCGCCAAGGCAGTAGCTGAATATGTCAACCGCCAGCACTCCGACCCAAACGAACAAgtccaaagaaaaaacatgctattGGCAACCAA GCAAGTGTGCAAAGAGTTCACGGACCTGCTGTCCCAGGACCGTTCACCGTTGGGGAACTCTCGACCGCAGCCCATCCTCGAACCGGGAATCCAGAGCTGTTTGACCCACTTCAGTCTCATCTCGCACGGCTTCGGGACCCCGGCCCTGTGCGCGGCCGTCACGGCCCTGCAGAACTATCTGACGGAGGCCATCAAAGCCATGGACAAAATGTACCTCAACAACAACCCCAACAGTCACTCAGATAACGGCACTAAAGGCGACAAAGACGAGAAGCACAGAAAGTGA
- the tfap2a gene encoding transcription factor AP-2-alpha isoform X3 — protein sequence MKMLWKLTDNIKYEDCEDRHDGTSNGTARLPQLGGVGQSPYTSAPPLSHTPNSDFQPPYFPPPYQPIYPQSQDPYSHVNDPYSLNSLHAQPQPQHPGWPGQRQGQESGLLHQHRSLPHQLCRDYRREVLLPSGHGIETGLSDSIPIHGIPHSLEDVQPVEDQGIHIPDQTVIKKGPVSLSKNNSVSGIPINKDGLFGGVVNPNEVFCSVPGRLSLLSSTSKYKVTVAEVQRRLSPPECLNASLLGGVLRRAKSKNGGRSLREKLDKIGLNLPAGRRKAANVTLLTSLVEGEAVHLARDFGYVCETEFPAKAVAEYVNRQHSDPNEQVQRKNMLLATKQVCKEFTDLLSQDRSPLGNSRPQPILEPGIQSCLTHFSLISHGFGTPALCAAVTALQNYLTEAIKAMDKMYLNNNPNSHSDNGTKGDKDEKHRK from the exons ATGAAAATGCTGTGGAAACTAACtgataatattaaatatgaagaCTGTGAG GACCGCCACGACGGCACCAGCAACGGGACAGCCAGGCTACCTCAGCTGGGCGGCGTGGGCCAGAGTCCCTACACGAGCGCCCCTCCGCTCTCCCACACGCCCAACTCAGACTTCCAGCCCCCGTACTTCCCCCCGCCCTACCAGCCCATCTACCCGCAGTCTCAGGACCCTTACTCGCACGTCAACGACCCGTACTCCCTCAACTCCCTGCACGCCCAACCGCAGCCGCAGCACCCGGGCTGGCCTGGCCAGAGGCAGGGCCAGGAGAGCGGCCTGCTGCACCAGCACCGCAGCCTTCCCCACCAGCTGTGTCGGGACTACCGCAGGGAGGTGCTCCTACCGTCCGGCCACGGCATTGAAACGGGACTGTCGGACTCTATCCCAATCCATGGAATACCTCACTCTTTAGAAGATGTCCAG CCTGTTGAGGATCAAGGAATTCACATTCCCGACCAGACTGTAATTAAAAAAG GTCCAGTGTCTTTATCCAAGAACAACAGCGTTTCCGGCATCCCTATTAATAAAGACGGTCTTTTCGGAGGGGTGGTCAACCCCAACGAGGTGTTCTGTTCGGTTCCGGGTCGCCTGTCCTTGCTCAGCTCCACATCCAAGTACAAGGTGACGGTGGCGGAGGTGCAGAGACGTCTCTCCCCGCCGGagtgcctgaacgcctcactgTTGGGCGGCGTGCTCAGGAG GGCCAAGTCGAAGAACGGTGGGAGATCCTTGAGGGAGAAACTGGATAAAATCGGCTTGAATCTACCTGCAGGCAGACGCAAGGCAGCTAACGTCACCTTGCTGACGTCACTAGTAGAAG GCGAAGCAGTGCATCTTGCCAGGGATTTTGGTTACGTGTGTGAGACCGAGTTTCCCGCCAAGGCAGTAGCTGAATATGTCAACCGCCAGCACTCCGACCCAAACGAACAAgtccaaagaaaaaacatgctattGGCAACCAA GCAAGTGTGCAAAGAGTTCACGGACCTGCTGTCCCAGGACCGTTCACCGTTGGGGAACTCTCGACCGCAGCCCATCCTCGAACCGGGAATCCAGAGCTGTTTGACCCACTTCAGTCTCATCTCGCACGGCTTCGGGACCCCGGCCCTGTGCGCGGCCGTCACGGCCCTGCAGAACTATCTGACGGAGGCCATCAAAGCCATGGACAAAATGTACCTCAACAACAACCCCAACAGTCACTCAGATAACGGCACTAAAGGCGACAAAGACGAGAAGCACAGAAAGTGA
- the tfap2a gene encoding transcription factor AP-2-alpha isoform X2 — protein MGEWQMLVHSFSAMDRHDGTSNGTARLPQLGGVGQSPYTSAPPLSHTPNSDFQPPYFPPPYQPIYPQSQDPYSHVNDPYSLNSLHAQPQPQHPGWPGQRQGQESGLLHQHRSLPHQLCRDYRREVLLPSGHGIETGLSDSIPIHGIPHSLEDVQPVEDQGIHIPDQTVIKKGPVSLSKNNSVSGIPINKDGLFGGVVNPNEVFCSVPGRLSLLSSTSKYKVTVAEVQRRLSPPECLNASLLGGVLRRAKSKNGGRSLREKLDKIGLNLPAGRRKAANVTLLTSLVEGEAVHLARDFGYVCETEFPAKAVAEYVNRQHSDPNEQVQRKNMLLATKQVCKEFTDLLSQDRSPLGNSRPQPILEPGIQSCLTHFSLISHGFGTPALCAAVTALQNYLTEAIKAMDKMYLNNNPNSHSDNGTKGDKDEKHRK, from the exons ATGGGGGAATGGCAG ATGTTAGTGCACAGTTTTTCCGCTATG GACCGCCACGACGGCACCAGCAACGGGACAGCCAGGCTACCTCAGCTGGGCGGCGTGGGCCAGAGTCCCTACACGAGCGCCCCTCCGCTCTCCCACACGCCCAACTCAGACTTCCAGCCCCCGTACTTCCCCCCGCCCTACCAGCCCATCTACCCGCAGTCTCAGGACCCTTACTCGCACGTCAACGACCCGTACTCCCTCAACTCCCTGCACGCCCAACCGCAGCCGCAGCACCCGGGCTGGCCTGGCCAGAGGCAGGGCCAGGAGAGCGGCCTGCTGCACCAGCACCGCAGCCTTCCCCACCAGCTGTGTCGGGACTACCGCAGGGAGGTGCTCCTACCGTCCGGCCACGGCATTGAAACGGGACTGTCGGACTCTATCCCAATCCATGGAATACCTCACTCTTTAGAAGATGTCCAG CCTGTTGAGGATCAAGGAATTCACATTCCCGACCAGACTGTAATTAAAAAAG GTCCAGTGTCTTTATCCAAGAACAACAGCGTTTCCGGCATCCCTATTAATAAAGACGGTCTTTTCGGAGGGGTGGTCAACCCCAACGAGGTGTTCTGTTCGGTTCCGGGTCGCCTGTCCTTGCTCAGCTCCACATCCAAGTACAAGGTGACGGTGGCGGAGGTGCAGAGACGTCTCTCCCCGCCGGagtgcctgaacgcctcactgTTGGGCGGCGTGCTCAGGAG GGCCAAGTCGAAGAACGGTGGGAGATCCTTGAGGGAGAAACTGGATAAAATCGGCTTGAATCTACCTGCAGGCAGACGCAAGGCAGCTAACGTCACCTTGCTGACGTCACTAGTAGAAG GCGAAGCAGTGCATCTTGCCAGGGATTTTGGTTACGTGTGTGAGACCGAGTTTCCCGCCAAGGCAGTAGCTGAATATGTCAACCGCCAGCACTCCGACCCAAACGAACAAgtccaaagaaaaaacatgctattGGCAACCAA GCAAGTGTGCAAAGAGTTCACGGACCTGCTGTCCCAGGACCGTTCACCGTTGGGGAACTCTCGACCGCAGCCCATCCTCGAACCGGGAATCCAGAGCTGTTTGACCCACTTCAGTCTCATCTCGCACGGCTTCGGGACCCCGGCCCTGTGCGCGGCCGTCACGGCCCTGCAGAACTATCTGACGGAGGCCATCAAAGCCATGGACAAAATGTACCTCAACAACAACCCCAACAGTCACTCAGATAACGGCACTAAAGGCGACAAAGACGAGAAGCACAGAAAGTGA